The following is a genomic window from Chryseobacterium sp. StRB126.
AACAGGAAATCTCCCTGTACCTCTCCATTTAAGAAATGCTCCCACCAAGCTGATGAAGGATCTTGATTACGGAAAAGAATATAAATATGCCCATTCCTATGAAGGGAATTTTGTAGACCAGGATTTTCTTCCTCAGGAGATCAAAAATGTGAAACTGTATGAACCAGGAAACAATGCTACAGAAAAAAAAATCTATGAAGAGTTAAAGAAGAAGTGGGGAAAGAAATATTAAATAAAAAAGGATAACATAAAAAATGCTATCCTTTTTTGTATTGTTAAAAATTACTTTGTTGTATAAATAAATAAAGTTGACTTTCCGTTGTAATCCTTCTTTTCCGATTTTGCTATAATGGCTGTGAATATTTTAGTGGATGAATCTGTAAATTCATATCCATCAATAAAAACAGAATTATCAGCAGGAATATCACTTTGTTGGTTTAGCTGAGCTAATGCCATCTTATCAAAACCAATGCTTTTATTGATTTTATATACAGTAACCCCGTTGGTAAAAACAGAACTGTATTTTTTCAAATTAGCAGGAAGGCTCGCTGCGCTATTATAGGTCTTTAGGACCTGTATGCGAGAACCTGCAGACTTGAACAGATCTTCTGTTCCAATCATATTGTCAGCCACTGCAAGCTTTTTTTGTGCAAATAAAGTTGCAGATGACAGTATTAAAAAAGAATAGAGTAATTTTTTCATAATCAGAATATGTAACTGTTAAAAACGTGATAAATATAGTTATTTTTTGTAAAATGTGAATTAAATATTAAAATGTTTTACGTTTTATTTAGAAATAAAAACCTTTAGCCTAATTATACTTCCTGGTTTTCTTCATTTTTTTCTTTGGTGTCAACCATGTTTTTGATAATGTTTTTAAGACGCTGAAAAGTGAAAGAACTTAATAACAGTATAATCCCCAGAGCAATAAATGCGCTGATTCTTGAGATGTTATCCATTTGCCAGACATCATAAGCATAAAGTTTTAAAACCATTAAGCCAATCAGGGAAAACCCAATCTTGTTGTATTCCTGAATATTTTTTCTCAATCCTATATAAATGAATATACTCGCAAGAATGGTCCAGATGATGGGTAGATAAAGAATGTTGAAATGGTTTTTTACGGCATAAGAATCTTCCACACCATGAGATGTCGCCAATACATATAAATGATGAAGTTCACAGCTCACTGAAACAATGAGTGCCAGAGAAACGATCCAGTATGATATTTTTGATTGATGGAATCCTGTATCGGGAATGATTTTTAAAGATACATATATAAAAGGTATCCATTGAAGTAGGTGTAATATATAAAAACTGTTCTGAAGTTGTTTTGATAGAATATCTGTAACTATTGATGAGGTGGCAACAGAAATATTAATCATTATAAGGAAGAAAAACAAATAGATTAGTCCTGTTTGAAGATCTTTGGCAATACTCAGCTTTTTTCTGAAAAATAGTAATATGAAAATATAATAGATACTGTACAACAATGCTACACTGGTTATTGCAGCCCAAGGTAGAGTATTGATGTGATAAATGATTTCAAGAAGAATGGCAGTGTAAATAACCCCATAGCTTGCAGCTGTAATAAGGTCTTCAAAAAAAGAATTGGTTCCCGTTTCTGTTTCTTCACTGGTGGTTTTTAATAAATATAAATTGATTCCAATGGAAACAATGGTCACCATACTCGTTAAAAATACAGGGTTGAATATAATATTGAGGTTTACGGCATTGAGATATTCACACCAGGTGATAAGCTGTGCGAAAATAACCAATGGAAAAAGGATGTGAAAACATGTTTTAAAAATTTTATGACCTGTTTTTTTCCATATAAAAAGGAGTAGGGCGGCCTCTATAGCCCAAACACTGGTAATAAGATGAGCTTTAAACTGTAAAGCAACAGCTATTGTAATCAGACTAACGGTTATTCCTGCAAAAACAGAAAAGGAAATCCCAAAATTTCTTTTTCCATATTCCCTGAAGAGAAGAATGGTATTCACCAATGCGAAAATCAGAGGAAATATAATAACGGGTTCATATTGTAATTCATTGAAGATATAAGCAAGGCCTATAATACTTGAGCCATTGATAAGAGCAAGCATTAAAATATCCGGAACAGAAAGTACTTTTTTTCTGAAATAATCAATAAGAGCAAAAGTGTAGAAAATAATATAGCTGATGAGATAGAAAGCAATGCTCAAAAGTTCAGGAAGGTCTACAGTCCAGTAAAAAAGATATATACCGGTAAAGATATAAGCTGTCCATCCTGCACTTTTCCAATGTTGAAGAAAAGCAACAGCCAGCATTCCTATATTTAGTAAAGTAAGATAAGTGAAAAGGAATATATAATTATTTTCTCCTGTACTAATCATTAGAGGAGCTGTGAAACCACCTATTAATGAAAAAATGATTAAAACTTCACTTCTGTAATAGTAGGATAAAATGATAGCTACAATGGTGATTATTGAAGTAATAGCAAAGGCTGTATTCTGGCTGAAAAGATGGTATTCTCTGAATGCGATGGTAGTGGTGAAATATAAAACAGCAATTCCGCCGCCAGTAATGATGGAGGCAAATGTTTTATAGTTTTTTCTGAGAAAATGTCCTGTAAGGATAATAATTGTTCCGGTGCAAAGACCAATTCCTGCTCTTGCGGTTTCCCCAATCCAGTTTTTATCAATAGCGTATTTTACAAAGTAACCTATTCCGAGAACTAAAGTGAAAATACCAACAACAGTAAGAATGTTTTGTTTTAAAAATTCAAAAACAGGGCTTAGCCAGTCTTTTTGAATTACAGGAGAGGTTTCGGAGTTTTCATTCAGGGTTGTAGTTTCCTTGTGAGGTTCGTATATTGGAGTTGGTGATGGGGTGATGATTTCTTCAGTAGAAGTGACTTCCCGGGCTGGCTCAGGCTGTAGTGTTTTTTTATTGATTTTGGAATTAAGATCTGATACCTCTTTTTCAAGTTTCCGGATTTTGGTGTTCAGGTTGTTGAAAATAATGGCAATGACTATAATCAGGATAACCGCAAGATACTCATTCATTATATAGTTTTTATCAAATATAAAGAATTTTAAAATGGTGTTAAAAAATTAACCCATCGCAACAGGAGGCGATGGGTTAACGATATAGATAACTAACAATATGTTTTATTAATTGGATACTTTATAGATATAGAATGAAGAAACACTAGAACCTGCAATGGATAGTGATAAAACATTACTTCCTGTAAGTCCAAAACTTACCTTGTCTCCGGCCTGAAAAGAGTATAGAGAATTTATACTGGCTTCAGAAATTGTTAATTTTGCTACAAGCAAATCAAGACCTGAGAATGGTCGGGTGTCGATAATTGTACCCACTCCGCTTCTGGTTCTTGCAATTCCAATACCGTAACCGTTTACAAGAAGGTCTGCTTGTAATCCTGTTCCGTACCTGAAAGTATATCCTAACATATAAACTCCGGTAGATGGAATGATAAAAGAACTGTCTGAATCAGAAAACATAGCCGCAGATCCTATTGTTCTCTCATTTGTTAAAAAATTGACAGGTTTAAAGGTAGCTGGAAAAAGGGCAACGTTTACAAGGCTGATGCCGGTTGTTTTTTTAGCAGAATACATTCCTGAGTTAACATTAGCTGCTCCTATTAGCAATTGTGGATCCATGGCGTATACTTCTGTACTTCCTGTATCTTGAACTAAAAGCTGGTATCCGGGAACTGTAGTTGCTGTAGGGGTATTTCGAACTCTCATGTTTCCGTTAACGTCCAGTGTTGCCGTTGGAGTATTAGTATTAATTCCTACTTGTGAAAATAACGGTAGAGTAGCAAAAGCTATAATTAGGCTGTAGATTTTAGTTTTCATGATCAAATTTTTATTTAGTTGATAACAAAGATACGAAAATACTAAAATCTATATTATGAATTTTTCACTTTTAACGTTAATATGATATAAAATATTTAAACGTATGTTTATATTTTAGTGTATATTATTTCATATTTTAATTACGAATTATTTTTTTTCGTTTTATCAAATGAATGTATATGAGGATTTTGAAAAATAAAATTATCCCTTTTATGTGGGTTGTTTTTTTTGAGTTATTAATTGTTGTCAGCCAGATATTGTTTTATAATATATGGAGTCTATATACAATTTTACACCATTGTCATTCTGACGAAGGAAGAATCTCATATTTGGCTTAGATTCTTTATTTCACTTCTGAACTACGTTCGCAGGCTTTCAGCCTGTATTCAGAATGACAGGGTCAAAATAGTAAAATATTAGGGTCAGTGTAAAATTGTATATAATTACCTAATATATAATACAAAAGCACTGTTGAGGTAACAGTGCTTTTGTAATGAATATACTGGTTTATTTTAACTTTCTAAAAGAAATTCTTTATAATTTCCAAGAAAATCAACATTGGCATTGATGGATTCGAGCTCCTTCAAAGCATTTCCATGAAGTATATCTTCCCATGAACCTTCCACATTAATAAAAAAGAAGTAATTGCCCAATCCGGTCTTTAACGTTCGGGATTCAATCTTGCTGAGGTTCATTTTTCTCCATGCGAAAACCGATAAAACCTGGTGAAGCCCTCCCGGATGATCTTCAGGAAGGGTTACGAGCATTCCGGATTTCTCTCCTAATGTTTCCAGTTGGCTGTTGTCGTATTTATTTTGCTGTTTGGAGATAATGATAAATCGGGTATGATTTTGTTCAAAATCCTGAATATTACGGTTAATGATGTTTAAACCATATAAGTTGGCTGCATACTGATTCGCTACTGCAGCAATTTTAGAGTCTTTGTTTTCCGAAACAAATTTAGCTGCTGCTGCTGTAGAAGAAAAGTCCTGTTTGGGAATTCCTTTATAATGAGTGTCTAAAAAATGGAAACTTTGGGCCAATGCCTGTGGATGCGAATAAATCCTTTCTATCTCCTCAATAGAGTTTTCAGGATGAAGCATCAGATGGTGGGCGATCGGCATTACAGCTTCTGCTTCAATTTTAATAGACGGTGTCTTATACAAATAATCCAGCGTCATTGATACGGTGCCTTCTATGGAGTTTTCCAAAGGAACAACCGCTTTAAGTGCGTCTCCGCTTTCTACCGCTCCAAAACAGTCCAGAATGCTGGCTTGTGGTAAAAGCTCATCATCAGGAAAAAGTTGTGCTGCTGCAAGCTGGGTAAAGCTGGCGTGAGGCCCCAAAAATGCAATCTTCATAAGTAAATATATAAGGTGTTGTTGTTATAAAGTGACAAAGGTGCGAATTATAGTTCAAAGTGCAAGGGGAGAGCGTTTAAAGTTCGAAGTTTAAAGTGGTGGCATAGAGATTAAGTCTTATCTCCACGCTTTATATCTCCTGTCTCAAGCCTCTATAATGTATCGTCTGTTGTTTTCTTCCAATGAGATTCAATCATCTTCATCAGGAAATCCGGACATTTGATGACTTTATTGGTTTGGGCATCTAAAAAGAAAAGGGTAGTGGAAGCTTCGGTAATTTTAATATGTTTTTCATTGTAAATTTCATATTCAAATTCAATCCTTACGCCAGGAATTTTTTTTACATAAGTATGAATTTCTAACTTTTGGTCATACAAAGCTGGACGAATATATTTAATTTTGTAGTCTGAAACCGGTAGCCAAATTCCTTGGTTTTCAATTTCATCGTATGAAATTCCTATACTTCTGAAGAGCTCAACCCGGCCCACTTCAAAGTACTGAGCGTAGTTGCCATAGTAGACATATTTCATGGGGTCTGTTTCTGCGTAACGTACTCGTATTGAATGTGTTGTATGTATCATTTTAGGTCTTTAATTATACATACAAATATATTTTTAAATAATCAATACCTGCAATATTTTTTTTTAAAAAGAAAATATTGGACCTTTGTCTCCCTTCTAAAAACAGTACAAACAAAAGAATAATCAGGGCATAAAAAATGGATGACAATTTAATGATGATATGGCAGAAGTGCCTTCAGTTTATGCGTGATAACTTGAACGCGGCTGAAGATAATTCTGACCTGAAAAAACTTGAAAAATCTTTCGATATGTTATTTGATAAGGTACAGCCACTTTCATTAGTGTCTAATAACCTTACACTTATCGTACCGAGCGATTTTTACAAGGAATATATAGAGGACAACTACTTGTCCTTACTTTCTGCTGCCCTGAAGAAAAATGTAGGAAAAGGAGTTAAATTATGGTATTCTGTAATGGAAAACAGACCAAAAGGTGAGGAAAAACCGGTTACCATGAATATGAAGGGACAAAGCGTTCCTACTCCAAAAACACAGGAAACAATGCCACAAGGATTCTCTGCTAATATTGTAAACCCTTTCGTGGTCCCTGGAATTAGAAAAGTAAATATTGATTCTAACCTGAAACCAGACTATTCTTTTGATAGTTATGTAGAAGGAGAAAGTAATAAATTCGCAGCTACCGTAGCAAGATCAATTGCAAAAAGACCAGGAGCTACAGCATTTAACCCATTATTCTTATATGGAGGATATGGAGTAGGAAAAACACACTTAGGCCAGGCAGTGGGTCTTGAAGTAAAGAATCAGTTTCCGGACAAAGTAGTTCTTTACTTATCTTCAGAAAAATTCATCCAGCAGTTTATTTCAGCTGCAAAAGCACATAAGCAGACAGAATTTGCTAACTTCTATCAAATGGTAGATGTATTGATTATCGATGATATTCAGTTTTTATCAGGAAAATCGGCAACTCAGGATAGTTTCTTCCATATTTTCGATCACTTGCATCAAAATGGAAAGCAGATCATCCTTACTTCAGATAAAGCACCTGCAGACATTATGGATATTCAGGACAGAATTGTTTCCCGTTTCAAATGGGGACTTTCTGCAGAGATCAAATCTCCGGATTTATCCACAAGAAGACAGATTATTGAAGATAAATTAAGCAGAGACGGAATTGTTCTTCCTGGAGATATGCTTGATTTCCTTGCTGTTGAAACGAAAACAAACGTAAGAGAATTAATAGGTGTTATTAACTCGGTGATTGCTTATTCTACAGTATACAAGAGAGATTTAAGTCTTGAATTATTAAAGGAAACCATCAACAGAATTGCAGCCAACCAAAAGAAGGTGATCAATATTCCTTATATTCAGGAAGTGGTATGCGATTATTTTGGAATCAAAAAAGAGCAGCTTCTGTCTAAAACAAGAAAAAGAGAAATCGCTTTACCAAGACAATTAGCGATGTATTTCTCAAAAGAGTTTACTAACTCCACGTTCACTAAAATTGGTGAAGAAATGGGCGGGAAAGACCACTCTACGGTAATGTATGCTTGTGATACCATCAAGGATGTATCGAAAATTGATAAAGAAATCAAGAAATACGTTAAGGATCTTACCGAAAGAATCAAGCAGTAAGATCATCTTAAGCTAAAATATTAAAAAATGAAGAATAGTTATATTCTTCATTTTTTTATTTAGATTTGTTGAAGCTAATAAACATTTATCACAGTTTAATCTTTTAAATATCAGACTATGAAAATCCTGATGGTTTGCCTTGGAAATATATGCAGAAGCCCTTTGGCAGAAGGAATTATGAAAACTAAAGTGCCGGAAAGCTTTGTGGTAGATTCTGCCGGAACGATTTCTATGCATGAAGGGGAACATCCGGATAAAAGAGCCATTAAAACTGCTGCCAATCATGGTGTTGATATTTCCATGCAGAGGTCAAGGCCCATCACAAGGGCTGATTATGAAACCTTTGATAAGATTTACTGTATGGATGCTAGTGTCTATAAAGATGTTATGGCTAAAGCGCTCAATGAAGAACAAAAACAAAAAATATCATTGTTTCTGGAAGCGGCCGGAAAATTCAACAATACTGAAGTTCCTGACCCATACTGGGGTGGAATGGAAGACTTCGAAAAAGTTTTCCAGTTATTAGATAAAGGTTGCAATGCCATTGCTTCCCAGTTAACGATTCATAATTTATAATCATCATCCATAAATAAATTTTTATGCTTTTTTTACTTCCTGCTTATTTATCAGAAAATACCTCTATTACCCATTTTGCACCTGTTATTAAGGAATATATCATGCAAACGGACTACTTCTTTGTGGAGAATGAGAAAACAGCCAGAAAGGTCGTTAAATTCTTTGCCCCTGAAAAGAAACAGGCAGATCTGAAATTGTTTTTACTAGATAAGTATACAGAAAATGCAGATATTAAAGAAGCTCAACAGTTGATGTTGAAAGGGCAGGACTTTGGATTGCTTTCTGAAGCCGGGCTGCCATGTATTGCAGATCCTGGAAATCTGATGGTAAAATGGTGTCATGAAAAAAACATTCAGGTAGTTCCTATTTCAGGACCTTCATCTATTATTTTGGCGTTAATATCCAGTGGATTTAACGGGCAGGAGTTTACTTTTAACGGATACCTTCCAATTGATAAAGGAGAGAAAAAGAAGCAGATTCAACAGCTGGAAAGTTTAGTTCAGAAAACAGGTTATTCTCAGATCTTTATGGAAACTCCTTACAGGAATAATCAGCTTATTGAAGACCTGACCAAATTTTTATCACCCAATACCAAGCTTTGTATTGCGGCTAATATCAATGATCCTGAGCATGAATTTATCAAGACCAAAACAATAAAAGACTGGCAAAAACAAAAGCCTGAACTTCATAAAGTTCCTGCTGTATTTGTATTAGGAAAATAAAAAAATAATGTTGAAAAATAACCCGTTTCTTACTGTTTTTCTATTGTTTTGTATTCAGGTATTGCTTATCAAATACCTGGATTATATAGACTTTAATGTAAAGATAGGGGAAGGGTTGTCTTTAGCTTTTGTGTGCTTTTTTATTCCGGTTATTTCTCTTATTCTTAATGGGTTTATGGGAGAATCCCGATATAAAAAATCATTCAGATATTTTACTTTTTTTATTGTAATTATTTCCTTGTTGGCATTTGTAGCATTGTCTTATTTAGGTGCTTTAGGAAGAGCTTATCAACATTAAAATATGAAAAAAACGGTCATAGATTATCTGAATTTTTGTCTGGCAGTTGTTTTTATTGTGCTGGTTCTTTTCTATGGAATTGCTTTGTTGAAAAAAAAGGAATTTGATAAAGTAAACTGGTCTGCAAAGATCATTAGTGTGGTACCTAATTCAACAGATGATAAGTCGGGTATGCTTAAGATCCTTGATGCTGTTTTTATCAATACTTTTAATGATTCTGAAAATATTTTAGATTATAATTCTCCAAAGTTAATTGTTTCAAAAGGAGCAGATTCTGCTTATTTTTGGTCACAGGATGATCTGTTGCCGGATTCTTTATCCATTAAATATTTTTCTGTTGAGGAGAAAAAGTTTTACCAGCTGAATACAAAACTTCCTCAGGAAAAAATACAGAATTCTTTGGAAAATAAGAACCTAGGAATAGATTTGAAGTTGGAAATTCAGCCAAAAGGTAAAATTTCTGTGATGATTGAACAGCCGGGAAATAAGAATTTCGGATCAAAATTAATAGAAAGTTTTGAGGCAAAGGAAATTCCTGGAGTATTGAAAATGCTGGTATACAGAAAATATGCAGGAGAAGAATATAATGAGTTTCCTTCCCTGAAAGATGTTTCGGATTATTCAGATATTCTTATCCAAAAATACTCATGGATGGTGAAGATTGAAACTGAAAACACTGAGAAAGTTTCTGAAATTTCAGCGTATGCTTTTGATGGTAAATCAATGAGCGTTGAAAATGAAACCTTTGAAGAATCGAAACTGAGAAATCTTCCAAACAGGTTTTCTATGGATTGGGGAAATACACAGAGATATGGAAGTAATTATTCCTTTGACAGTCAGGAGATTTTGGATGCTTTTAAAAATTTAAATCAGATAAATAGTAACGAACCAATCCTGATTACTTTTACATTATTTAAAAACGCTTATCCAAAGGCTGAAATTTCTAAAGGAGGAAAAACAATCCCATTAAAAGATAATTACCCGGATCTTCCGACAAAATATGCACGTTAAAATAAAAACCGAGCCTCAGTAGAGATTCGGTTTTGTTAATTTATATGGCGATGTTTACTGCTTTCTTTTCTTCCATTTTTTCCAAAGAACAATCATAAGAGGAATCAGTAAAAAGAATGGCCAAAAGGAAATAATACCTAATAAAAAGGCTACGAAACTATTCCAGCCTTCTGTCAAAGAGTCCACAAACCGGCTTCCGAATCCAATTTTTGAAGTAGCAGAACTTCTTACTTTTTCTTTATATAAGCTAAGTTCTAAAGTACTGTAATTCACTCGGTCATCAATAAAACGAAGTCTTCCTTCTGCTACATCAATCTCATCTTCCAATGCCCGGATCTTTTCCTGTATTTCCAACATATCTTTTGTGGTGGCTGCATTTTTAAGCATATCTCTATACTTTTCAAGATAGATTTTTTTGTTAGCTAATTTTATGGATACATCAGTATATTCCTCTGTAACATCATCTGATGAAATATTTTTAGATAGCACAGAACCTACACCATCAGAAAATGAATTAATAAGTTTATCGAAACTTTTGTGAGGAACTCTGATTGTCAGATTCAGATTTTCATTCACATCTGTATTTTGAAACTCTTCTTTCTGGATGTATCCATTATTCTTCTTTAAAATCTCTTGGGTCTGACTTTGCGCTTTTTTAATATCTCCCA
Proteins encoded in this region:
- a CDS encoding DUF2339 domain-containing protein, whose protein sequence is MNEYLAVILIIVIAIIFNNLNTKIRKLEKEVSDLNSKINKKTLQPEPAREVTSTEEIITPSPTPIYEPHKETTTLNENSETSPVIQKDWLSPVFEFLKQNILTVVGIFTLVLGIGYFVKYAIDKNWIGETARAGIGLCTGTIIILTGHFLRKNYKTFASIITGGGIAVLYFTTTIAFREYHLFSQNTAFAITSIITIVAIILSYYYRSEVLIIFSLIGGFTAPLMISTGENNYIFLFTYLTLLNIGMLAVAFLQHWKSAGWTAYIFTGIYLFYWTVDLPELLSIAFYLISYIIFYTFALIDYFRKKVLSVPDILMLALINGSSIIGLAYIFNELQYEPVIIFPLIFALVNTILLFREYGKRNFGISFSVFAGITVSLITIAVALQFKAHLITSVWAIEAALLLFIWKKTGHKIFKTCFHILFPLVIFAQLITWCEYLNAVNLNIIFNPVFLTSMVTIVSIGINLYLLKTTSEETETGTNSFFEDLITAASYGVIYTAILLEIIYHINTLPWAAITSVALLYSIYYIFILLFFRKKLSIAKDLQTGLIYLFFFLIMINISVATSSIVTDILSKQLQNSFYILHLLQWIPFIYVSLKIIPDTGFHQSKISYWIVSLALIVSVSCELHHLYVLATSHGVEDSYAVKNHFNILYLPIIWTILASIFIYIGLRKNIQEYNKIGFSLIGLMVLKLYAYDVWQMDNISRISAFIALGIILLLSSFTFQRLKNIIKNMVDTKEKNEENQEV
- a CDS encoding DUF4349 domain-containing protein, with amino-acid sequence MRTILLPLLFLAFINCSKSGGDKHSVKANLVDIINEEPLPPHSVSEKASSDVTSFPTLKGSDTVSRKIIKNGEMRIQVGDIKKAQSQTQEILKKNNGYIQKEEFQNTDVNENLNLTIRVPHKSFDKLINSFSDGVGSVLSKNISSDDVTEEYTDVSIKLANKKIYLEKYRDMLKNAATTKDMLEIQEKIRALEDEIDVAEGRLRFIDDRVNYSTLELSLYKEKVRSSATSKIGFGSRFVDSLTEGWNSFVAFLLGIISFWPFFLLIPLMIVLWKKWKKRKQ
- a CDS encoding DUF2931 family protein, giving the protein MKKTVIDYLNFCLAVVFIVLVLFYGIALLKKKEFDKVNWSAKIISVVPNSTDDKSGMLKILDAVFINTFNDSENILDYNSPKLIVSKGADSAYFWSQDDLLPDSLSIKYFSVEEKKFYQLNTKLPQEKIQNSLENKNLGIDLKLEIQPKGKISVMIEQPGNKNFGSKLIESFEAKEIPGVLKMLVYRKYAGEEYNEFPSLKDVSDYSDILIQKYSWMVKIETENTEKVSEISAYAFDGKSMSVENETFEESKLRNLPNRFSMDWGNTQRYGSNYSFDSQEILDAFKNLNQINSNEPILITFTLFKNAYPKAEISKGGKTIPLKDNYPDLPTKYAR
- the dnaA gene encoding chromosomal replication initiator protein DnaA; the protein is MDDNLMMIWQKCLQFMRDNLNAAEDNSDLKKLEKSFDMLFDKVQPLSLVSNNLTLIVPSDFYKEYIEDNYLSLLSAALKKNVGKGVKLWYSVMENRPKGEEKPVTMNMKGQSVPTPKTQETMPQGFSANIVNPFVVPGIRKVNIDSNLKPDYSFDSYVEGESNKFAATVARSIAKRPGATAFNPLFLYGGYGVGKTHLGQAVGLEVKNQFPDKVVLYLSSEKFIQQFISAAKAHKQTEFANFYQMVDVLIIDDIQFLSGKSATQDSFFHIFDHLHQNGKQIILTSDKAPADIMDIQDRIVSRFKWGLSAEIKSPDLSTRRQIIEDKLSRDGIVLPGDMLDFLAVETKTNVRELIGVINSVIAYSTVYKRDLSLELLKETINRIAANQKKVINIPYIQEVVCDYFGIKKEQLLSKTRKREIALPRQLAMYFSKEFTNSTFTKIGEEMGGKDHSTVMYACDTIKDVSKIDKEIKKYVKDLTERIKQ
- a CDS encoding low molecular weight protein-tyrosine-phosphatase — translated: MKILMVCLGNICRSPLAEGIMKTKVPESFVVDSAGTISMHEGEHPDKRAIKTAANHGVDISMQRSRPITRADYETFDKIYCMDASVYKDVMAKALNEEQKQKISLFLEAAGKFNNTEVPDPYWGGMEDFEKVFQLLDKGCNAIASQLTIHNL
- a CDS encoding acyl-CoA thioesterase; the encoded protein is MIHTTHSIRVRYAETDPMKYVYYGNYAQYFEVGRVELFRSIGISYDEIENQGIWLPVSDYKIKYIRPALYDQKLEIHTYVKKIPGVRIEFEYEIYNEKHIKITEASTTLFFLDAQTNKVIKCPDFLMKMIESHWKKTTDDTL
- a CDS encoding SAM-dependent methyltransferase is translated as MLFLLPAYLSENTSITHFAPVIKEYIMQTDYFFVENEKTARKVVKFFAPEKKQADLKLFLLDKYTENADIKEAQQLMLKGQDFGLLSEAGLPCIADPGNLMVKWCHEKNIQVVPISGPSSIILALISSGFNGQEFTFNGYLPIDKGEKKKQIQQLESLVQKTGYSQIFMETPYRNNQLIEDLTKFLSPNTKLCIAANINDPEHEFIKTKTIKDWQKQKPELHKVPAVFVLGK
- the pheA gene encoding prephenate dehydratase — encoded protein: MKIAFLGPHASFTQLAAAQLFPDDELLPQASILDCFGAVESGDALKAVVPLENSIEGTVSMTLDYLYKTPSIKIEAEAVMPIAHHLMLHPENSIEEIERIYSHPQALAQSFHFLDTHYKGIPKQDFSSTAAAAKFVSENKDSKIAAVANQYAANLYGLNIINRNIQDFEQNHTRFIIISKQQNKYDNSQLETLGEKSGMLVTLPEDHPGGLHQVLSVFAWRKMNLSKIESRTLKTGLGNYFFFINVEGSWEDILHGNALKELESINANVDFLGNYKEFLLES